Proteins co-encoded in one Diaminobutyricimonas sp. LJ205 genomic window:
- a CDS encoding RNase H family protein, translating to MTIVAAADGSALGNPGPAGWAWYVDDSCWGAGGWAHATNNQGELKAVLELFRATAHLDDDLLVLCDSQYVINAVTKWMRGWKAKGWRKGDGKPVLNLELLKDLDEALAGRTYRFEWVKGHVGHVLNEAADARARAVAEAYQRGLPIPSGPGWHASVDAGVTVAPARDTAALKSSRGTAALDSSALDSTTGPEAVAGLTSAGDEALIAEPALFDLEESVEDEWHTITVSLTAEEHTRLLQRARLEGTSVEELLRSLI from the coding sequence ATGACCATCGTTGCTGCCGCTGACGGCTCCGCCCTCGGCAATCCTGGCCCGGCCGGTTGGGCCTGGTACGTCGACGATTCCTGCTGGGGAGCCGGCGGCTGGGCGCACGCCACCAATAATCAGGGCGAGCTGAAGGCCGTGCTCGAACTCTTTCGGGCGACCGCTCACCTCGATGACGACTTGCTGGTGCTGTGCGACAGCCAGTACGTGATCAACGCGGTCACGAAGTGGATGCGCGGCTGGAAGGCCAAAGGCTGGCGCAAGGGTGACGGCAAGCCGGTGCTCAATCTGGAACTGCTCAAGGATCTCGACGAGGCCCTCGCCGGCCGCACCTACCGCTTCGAATGGGTGAAGGGACACGTCGGGCATGTGCTGAATGAGGCTGCGGATGCCCGCGCCCGCGCGGTCGCCGAGGCCTACCAGCGCGGCCTGCCGATTCCGAGCGGCCCGGGCTGGCATGCCTCTGTCGACGCGGGGGTCACCGTGGCGCCCGCGCGCGACACCGCTGCACTCAAAAGCTCCCGCGGCACGGCGGCACTCGACAGCTCCGCGCTTGACAGCACCACCGGGCCTGAAGCCGTCGCCGGCCTCACCAGTGCCGGCGATGAAGCACTCATCGCCGAACCTGCGCTCTTCGATCTGGAGGAATCGGTCGAGGATGAGTGGCACACGATCACCGTGTCGCTGACTGCCGAGGAACACACTCGGCTGCTGCAGCGGGCTCGGCTGGAAGGCACGAGCGTCGAAGAGTTGCTGCGCAGCCTGATCTGA
- a CDS encoding DarT ssDNA thymidine ADP-ribosyltransferase family protein, which yields MSAECIHGLDIEACAVCSPKPEPEKAAPVARAPRVARTSLRSTPAGSGSARSGTARSVAEPRSAQRTTPPPLNVETLRVYHVTHVDNLPAILKVRELRADARPPVDISSAGSRDIRRSLSVTDESVVADYVPFFLSPDARVWTAIRAGEPDPRLQPVTAPASDFVMLATTVQAVRAAGETVVADRDAVNPLTRFFTDPDVADRRLRQLQSEDSDELLDAELLVADTFPFESVALIGVGNDRVRDIVKRELAASGFRTKVAVYPPWFLPVD from the coding sequence TTGAGCGCAGAATGCATCCACGGTCTGGACATCGAGGCGTGCGCAGTGTGCTCGCCGAAGCCGGAGCCGGAGAAGGCGGCGCCGGTCGCGCGAGCGCCGCGGGTTGCCCGCACGAGCCTGCGCTCGACGCCTGCAGGGTCGGGCAGTGCGCGATCGGGAACAGCACGTTCGGTTGCTGAGCCGCGTTCCGCGCAGCGGACCACGCCTCCGCCGCTGAACGTCGAAACGCTGCGGGTCTACCACGTCACCCATGTCGACAACCTGCCCGCGATTCTCAAGGTGCGCGAACTGCGCGCCGACGCTCGCCCACCGGTGGACATCTCCTCGGCCGGCAGTCGTGACATCCGCCGCTCGCTGAGTGTCACCGATGAGTCGGTCGTCGCCGACTATGTGCCGTTCTTCCTGTCGCCGGACGCCCGGGTCTGGACGGCGATCCGCGCGGGCGAGCCCGATCCGCGGCTGCAGCCGGTCACCGCTCCGGCATCCGACTTCGTGATGCTGGCCACCACGGTGCAGGCGGTGCGCGCAGCGGGGGAGACTGTCGTCGCCGACCGCGACGCGGTGAACCCGCTGACCCGGTTCTTCACCGACCCGGATGTGGCCGACCGCCGTCTGCGCCAGCTGCAGTCCGAAGACAGCGACGAACTGCTCGACGCCGAACTGCTGGTGGCCGACACCTTCCCGTTCGAGTCGGTCGCGCTGATCGGCGTCGGCAACGACAGGGTGCGTGACATCGTGAAACGAGAGCTGGCGGCATCCGGATTCCGCACCAAGGTGGCCGTCTACCCGCCGTGGTTCCTGCCGGTCGACTGA
- a CDS encoding YciI family protein, with protein sequence MKFMIMVFGDEATLHIRAKSDIEREAAFMVQFEDELATGGELVYSEVLEFGASGTLVEAYGGTRRGSFSTLLRYWVVRVPAETRAIELAARVASVTASTVEVRQCMEQSTVP encoded by the coding sequence ATGAAGTTCATGATCATGGTGTTCGGCGATGAGGCCACCCTGCATATCCGCGCCAAGTCCGACATCGAACGCGAAGCCGCGTTCATGGTGCAGTTCGAGGACGAACTGGCGACCGGCGGTGAGCTCGTCTACTCCGAGGTGCTGGAGTTCGGGGCATCCGGAACCCTGGTCGAGGCATACGGCGGCACCCGCCGCGGCTCGTTCAGCACCCTGCTCCGCTACTGGGTGGTGCGAGTGCCCGCCGAAACTCGCGCCATCGAGCTTGCGGCGCGAGTGGCATCGGTCACGGCATCCACGGTCGAGGTGCGCCAATGCATGGAGCAGTCGACGGTGCCCTGA
- a CDS encoding DEAD/DEAH box helicase, with protein MADTPPLVNAIDVIRLVGKNAFDRAQAYARQGAVAGLDWQADQGLLVSTVQGSEPRPYRCRVHLERSGDLHRPVRGYCSCPMASDCKHVAATLLAGNLEHLKRKQDAALLGRAAGSDGTAADGSGSGAGWKAALDALTGTPVSAAPDGRPARNQLTGIATPATTAMGLTFELREQTPRTRHRWQGQSARTATEGSIGQLRLGIRPSMRSAAGNWVKGDLTWTSLGYIGNRSALDIRQQRWFSELYALYRSAQPVYVGEDSDWLYLDQFHSPLLWNLLEQAETLGIPLLAGVKGGSVTLGHQATLALDATTAISAGSTRAGGVSASSTRGSGTTTSTGSDLHLSALLTIDDRAHSAATAGSIGSHGVYAFTFTPAVVITLAPTTDTIADELRPLLGRETKVVVPAGDVPEFLDRYYPPLRQRIAVTSSDESVSLPAITPPTLVLTVSFQPKHTVELAWDWQYPHGRMPLHPSPGESGYREPAVERDLLTAAGNPQPSQVLHDIDAAEFVHRELPRLASADGIRVDTVGDRPDYRELTETPKLTVSTVETDQRDWFDLGVIVTIGGKKIPFSNLFTAMAKGKKKLLLIDGSYFSLQQPELERLRELIAEAETLAEWETGPRISRYQASLWADFEDLADETDEAIGWRQAVGGLRDITSIDPTPLPDGITATLRPYQLHGFRWLSFLWQHGLGGILADDMGLGKTLQTIALITHARQTESRPFLVVAPTSVVGNWALEIERFAPHLKVATVTSTNSKGRMPLADAARGADVVVTSYALFRLDFDQYQGIDWAGLILDEAQFVKNRAARVHVCARELTAPFKLAITGTPMENNLLELHALFSIVAPGLFPSARRFSEVYAKPIETSGSAELLARLRRRIRPLMMRRTKDLVAADLPAKQEQVLQIELGPRHRRLYDTTLQRERQKLLGLIEDLDKNRFIVFRSLTLLRMLSLDASLVDEAYSNVPSSKLDALFEQLEDVLAEGHRALIFSQFTSFLKKAAARLDEQGVAYSYLDGSTTRRAEVIKQFKQGDNPVFLISLKAGGFGLTLTEADYVFLLDPWWNPATEAQAIDRTHRIGQTRHVNVYRMIASGTIEEKVMALKERKARLFDSVMDDDAVFSSALTADDIRELLEPTDPTD; from the coding sequence ATGGCCGACACCCCTCCCCTGGTGAACGCCATCGACGTCATCCGGCTGGTCGGAAAGAACGCGTTCGACCGCGCCCAGGCCTACGCGCGCCAAGGGGCCGTGGCCGGTCTCGACTGGCAAGCGGATCAGGGTCTGCTGGTCAGTACGGTTCAGGGCAGCGAGCCGCGACCGTACCGCTGCCGCGTGCATCTGGAACGCAGCGGCGACCTGCACCGCCCGGTGCGCGGGTACTGTTCCTGCCCGATGGCGTCGGACTGCAAGCACGTTGCCGCCACCTTGCTGGCCGGCAACCTCGAGCACCTGAAACGGAAGCAGGATGCCGCGCTCCTGGGCCGCGCCGCAGGAAGTGACGGCACCGCTGCCGACGGCTCTGGGTCCGGCGCCGGCTGGAAGGCAGCGCTCGACGCGCTCACCGGCACGCCGGTTTCGGCAGCGCCGGACGGACGGCCCGCCCGTAACCAGCTAACCGGGATCGCCACGCCGGCCACGACCGCGATGGGACTCACCTTCGAACTGCGCGAGCAGACGCCGCGCACCCGGCACCGCTGGCAGGGTCAGTCGGCGAGAACCGCTACCGAAGGCAGCATCGGCCAACTCAGGCTCGGCATCAGGCCGTCGATGCGCAGCGCCGCGGGAAATTGGGTCAAGGGCGACCTGACCTGGACGAGCCTCGGTTACATCGGCAACCGCAGCGCGTTGGACATTCGCCAGCAGCGCTGGTTCTCCGAGCTGTATGCGCTGTACCGGTCGGCGCAGCCGGTGTACGTCGGCGAGGACAGCGACTGGCTCTACCTCGACCAGTTCCACAGCCCGCTGCTGTGGAATCTGCTCGAGCAGGCCGAGACCCTCGGCATTCCGCTGCTGGCCGGCGTCAAGGGCGGCAGCGTCACCCTCGGGCACCAGGCGACCCTGGCGCTCGATGCGACAACCGCGATCTCGGCAGGCTCGACCCGCGCGGGCGGGGTCTCGGCAAGCTCGACCCGCGGGTCGGGCACGACGACCAGCACGGGTTCTGATCTACATCTCTCCGCCCTCCTCACCATCGATGACCGCGCACACTCCGCTGCAACGGCCGGTTCGATTGGCAGCCACGGCGTGTACGCGTTCACGTTCACGCCTGCCGTTGTCATCACGTTGGCACCGACCACCGACACGATCGCTGACGAGCTCCGCCCGCTGCTCGGCCGGGAGACCAAGGTGGTCGTGCCCGCGGGCGATGTGCCCGAGTTCCTTGACCGGTACTACCCGCCACTGCGGCAGCGGATCGCGGTGACCAGCAGCGATGAATCGGTCAGCCTTCCCGCGATCACCCCGCCGACGCTCGTGCTGACGGTCAGCTTCCAGCCGAAGCACACCGTCGAGCTGGCCTGGGATTGGCAGTACCCGCACGGACGAATGCCGCTGCATCCCTCGCCCGGCGAGTCCGGCTACCGCGAACCGGCCGTCGAACGCGACCTGCTCACCGCCGCAGGCAACCCGCAGCCCAGCCAGGTGCTGCACGACATCGACGCCGCCGAATTCGTGCATCGGGAACTCCCCCGGCTGGCCTCCGCCGACGGCATCCGGGTCGACACCGTCGGCGACCGCCCCGACTACCGCGAGCTGACCGAGACGCCCAAGCTCACCGTCTCCACGGTGGAGACCGACCAGCGCGACTGGTTCGACCTCGGCGTGATCGTCACGATCGGCGGCAAGAAGATCCCGTTCAGCAACCTGTTCACCGCGATGGCGAAGGGCAAGAAGAAGCTGCTGCTGATCGACGGCAGCTACTTCTCGCTGCAGCAACCCGAGCTGGAACGCCTGCGTGAACTGATCGCCGAAGCCGAGACGCTCGCCGAGTGGGAGACCGGGCCGCGGATCAGCCGCTACCAGGCAAGCCTCTGGGCCGACTTCGAGGATCTCGCCGACGAGACCGACGAAGCCATCGGCTGGCGGCAGGCGGTCGGCGGCCTGCGCGACATCACGTCAATCGACCCGACCCCGCTGCCGGACGGCATCACCGCCACGCTGCGGCCGTACCAGCTCCACGGTTTCCGCTGGCTCAGCTTCCTCTGGCAGCACGGGCTCGGCGGCATCCTCGCCGACGACATGGGCCTCGGCAAGACCCTGCAGACCATCGCGCTGATCACGCACGCCAGGCAGACCGAGTCCCGACCGTTCCTGGTCGTCGCACCGACCTCGGTAGTGGGCAACTGGGCGCTCGAGATCGAACGGTTCGCGCCGCACCTCAAGGTCGCCACGGTCACCAGCACAAACTCAAAGGGACGGATGCCGCTGGCCGACGCCGCCCGCGGCGCCGACGTCGTCGTCACCTCGTACGCCCTGTTCCGGCTCGACTTCGACCAGTACCAGGGCATTGACTGGGCAGGGCTCATCCTCGACGAGGCCCAGTTCGTGAAGAACCGCGCCGCCCGGGTGCACGTCTGCGCGCGTGAGCTGACCGCGCCGTTCAAACTCGCCATCACCGGCACCCCGATGGAGAACAACCTGCTCGAGCTGCACGCCCTGTTCTCGATCGTCGCGCCCGGGCTGTTCCCGTCGGCGCGGCGATTCAGCGAGGTGTATGCGAAGCCGATCGAAACCTCTGGCAGCGCCGAGCTGCTGGCCAGGTTGCGCCGACGCATCCGTCCGCTGATGATGCGACGCACCAAGGACCTGGTCGCCGCCGACCTGCCCGCCAAGCAGGAGCAGGTGCTGCAGATCGAGCTCGGGCCCAGGCACCGCCGCCTCTACGACACCACGCTGCAACGCGAACGGCAGAAGCTGCTCGGCCTGATCGAGGATCTCGACAAGAACCGCTTCATCGTCTTCCGCTCGCTCACGCTGCTCCGAATGCTCAGCCTCGACGCCTCACTGGTCGACGAGGCCTACTCGAACGTGCCCTCGTCGAAGCTGGACGCGCTCTTCGAACAGCTCGAGGACGTGCTCGCCGAGGGCCACCGGGCGCTGATCTTCAGCCAGTTCACGTCGTTCCTCAAGAAGGCCGCCGCGCGGCTCGACGAGCAGGGCGTCGCCTACAGCTACCTGGACGGTTCGACCACCCGCCGGGCCGAGGTGATCAAGCAGTTCAAGCAGGGCGACAACCCGGTGTTCCTGATCAGCCTCAAGGCGGGCGGCTTCGGGCTCACCCTGACCGAGGCCGACTACGTGTTCCTGCTCGACCCGTGGTGGAACCCGGCCACCGAGGCGCAGGCGATCGATCGCACCCACCGGATCGGGCAAACCCGTCACGTCAACGTCTATCGGATGATCGCCAGCGGCACCATCGAGGAGAAGGTGATGGCGCTCAAGGAACGCAAGGCCCGCCTTTTCGACTCGGTGATGGACGACGACGCGGTATTCAGCTCGGCGCTCACCGCTGACGACATCCGCGAACTGCTTGAGCCGACGGACCCAACCGACTGA
- a CDS encoding bifunctional RecB family nuclease/DEAD/DEAH box helicase gives MFLLENRVIYSATDLTAASNCEWGLMRVLDAKLGRIPTPPNDEDEMLRRAAVLGDAHEHATLEKLKLTRTFTEFERPGLDGLQEAADATEAALRAGADALFQATFFDGRFVGYADFILRTDDGSYEVYDTKLARRAKITALMQLAAYSDQLSRLDIPTGELVYLLLGDGSTSEHRLRDILPVYRTRRARLQHLLDERQLEAEPAAWGDSRYTACGRCATCAEQVEAHRDLLLVAGMRLTQRTRLLAAGITTIDELAAHTGELEGVVPETLAALTAQARLQVNPDLAYEVFNPNGLSAIPAPDAGDIFFDFEGDPLHHENGQWGLDYLFGLVEPDKTFHAFWAHDLVEEKQALIDFLDWVAERRARHPDMHIYHYAAYERTHLLSLAARHGVGEDAVDGLLRDNVLVDLYPIIRRSVRVGSHSYSLKKLEPLYMGDDEREGVANAADSITEYVRSRDLLARGEADAAASVLADIGRYNEYDCRSTLALRDWLLARAREHDVTPFTPVELPLEAPLREPDPVFLALHERLVPAQDRTADDTALALATAAIDYHRREQKTFWWDHFRRLVAPVWEWQNNRGVVVVTDVAVERDWFQDDGQRSVRRVLRITGQVAPGSSIGVGDQPFLLYDEPYPPIRRSSEPGARTAHSRTAVLEIIDESVIRLEERLEADAPPYDATPLALAPGTPPPPGTQVGAISEWGRAVLNALPEPLADPAFDILRRIPGRQPAAAPGHAPEPEAPSIEHIRDALLAPGTTYLAVQGPPGTGKTYTGARVIADLVKNHGWRIGVVAQSHAAVENMLRGVVEAGLDPALVGKKPKASEASTPVPWTSLRNGAIAGFVEQTGFVLGGTAWDFSNAERVPRRHLDLLVIDEAGQFSLASTIAASVAATRLLLLGDPQQLPQVSQGTHPEPVDVSALGWLTDGHDVLPPEFGFFLDTSWRMHPAVCAPVSALSYEGKLHSHSSDRSLDGVLPGLQTVPILHTGNATESIEEADALVEQVRQLLGRDWSEGGVTRPLEQTDLIVVAAYNAQVSRLSQQLRQAGFGQVPVGTVDKFQGREAPVALISLAASSAAEVPRGLEFLLMPNRLNVAISRAQWAAFLFYSPALTEYLPHRVDGLTALSGFITLVGADRDSADQNSADQNSAGQPAAAQSQQLTVSG, from the coding sequence GTGTTCCTACTGGAGAACCGCGTCATCTACAGCGCGACCGACCTCACCGCAGCGTCCAACTGCGAGTGGGGCCTCATGCGCGTACTCGACGCAAAGCTCGGCCGCATCCCGACCCCGCCCAACGATGAGGACGAGATGCTGCGCCGCGCCGCGGTTCTCGGCGATGCGCACGAGCACGCGACCCTCGAGAAGCTCAAGCTCACCCGCACCTTCACCGAGTTCGAGCGACCCGGCCTCGACGGCCTGCAAGAGGCCGCCGACGCCACCGAAGCTGCCCTGCGGGCCGGCGCCGACGCACTGTTCCAGGCGACCTTCTTCGACGGCCGGTTCGTGGGCTACGCCGACTTCATCCTGCGCACCGACGACGGTAGCTACGAGGTGTACGACACCAAGCTCGCCCGCCGCGCCAAGATCACCGCGCTCATGCAGCTCGCGGCATACAGCGATCAGCTGTCCCGTCTCGACATCCCGACCGGTGAGCTGGTCTACCTGCTGCTCGGTGACGGCAGCACGAGCGAACACCGGCTGCGCGACATCCTGCCGGTCTACCGCACCCGCCGTGCCCGACTGCAGCACCTGCTCGATGAGCGGCAGCTTGAGGCTGAGCCGGCCGCGTGGGGCGACTCCCGGTACACCGCCTGCGGCCGGTGCGCCACCTGCGCCGAGCAGGTGGAGGCACATCGCGACCTGCTGCTGGTCGCCGGGATGCGACTCACCCAGCGGACGCGACTGCTCGCCGCCGGGATCACCACGATCGACGAGCTCGCCGCGCACACCGGCGAACTCGAGGGTGTTGTGCCCGAAACCCTCGCCGCGCTCACCGCGCAGGCCCGGCTGCAGGTGAACCCCGACCTCGCCTACGAGGTCTTCAACCCGAACGGCCTGTCGGCGATCCCGGCTCCCGACGCCGGCGACATCTTCTTCGACTTCGAGGGAGACCCACTGCACCACGAGAACGGCCAGTGGGGACTCGACTACCTGTTCGGACTCGTCGAACCCGACAAGACTTTCCACGCGTTCTGGGCGCACGACCTGGTCGAAGAGAAGCAGGCGCTCATCGACTTCCTCGACTGGGTCGCCGAGCGACGCGCACGCCACCCCGACATGCACATCTATCACTACGCCGCCTACGAGCGCACCCACCTGCTGAGCCTTGCCGCCCGGCACGGCGTCGGCGAAGACGCCGTCGACGGCCTGCTCCGCGACAACGTCCTCGTCGATCTGTACCCGATCATCCGGCGCAGCGTGCGGGTCGGCAGCCACAGCTACTCGCTGAAGAAACTCGAACCGCTGTACATGGGCGACGACGAACGTGAGGGCGTCGCCAACGCCGCGGACTCGATCACCGAGTACGTGCGTTCCCGGGATCTGCTGGCGAGAGGTGAGGCGGATGCCGCGGCGAGCGTGCTCGCAGACATCGGCCGCTACAACGAGTACGACTGCCGGTCAACGCTGGCGCTTCGCGACTGGCTGCTCGCCCGGGCACGCGAGCACGACGTGACGCCGTTCACGCCTGTCGAACTTCCGCTCGAAGCCCCGCTGCGGGAGCCGGACCCGGTGTTCCTGGCACTCCACGAACGTCTGGTCCCGGCGCAGGACCGTACTGCCGACGACACCGCGTTGGCGCTCGCCACCGCCGCGATCGACTACCACCGACGTGAGCAGAAGACCTTCTGGTGGGACCACTTCCGCCGGCTGGTCGCCCCGGTGTGGGAATGGCAGAACAACCGCGGCGTCGTCGTCGTGACCGACGTCGCCGTCGAGCGGGACTGGTTCCAGGACGACGGCCAACGGTCGGTGCGCCGCGTCCTGCGGATCACCGGACAGGTGGCGCCGGGCAGCTCGATCGGCGTCGGCGACCAGCCGTTCCTGCTCTACGACGAGCCCTACCCGCCGATCCGCCGGTCCAGCGAACCGGGAGCGCGCACCGCGCACAGCCGCACCGCCGTGCTCGAGATCATCGACGAATCGGTCATCCGACTCGAGGAGCGGCTGGAAGCAGACGCGCCCCCGTACGACGCGACGCCGCTGGCGCTCGCCCCGGGCACTCCACCGCCGCCCGGCACCCAGGTCGGAGCGATCTCGGAATGGGGCCGCGCGGTGCTGAACGCGCTGCCGGAGCCGCTGGCGGACCCGGCGTTCGACATCCTCCGGCGCATCCCGGGCCGCCAGCCGGCAGCCGCCCCCGGTCACGCCCCGGAGCCCGAGGCGCCATCCATCGAGCACATCCGCGACGCGCTGCTTGCTCCCGGCACCACCTACCTGGCCGTGCAGGGTCCGCCCGGTACTGGGAAGACGTACACCGGGGCGCGCGTGATCGCCGACCTGGTGAAGAACCACGGCTGGCGGATCGGCGTCGTCGCCCAGTCGCACGCCGCGGTCGAGAACATGCTGCGCGGCGTGGTCGAGGCGGGTCTCGACCCGGCCCTGGTCGGCAAGAAACCGAAGGCCAGCGAAGCATCCACCCCCGTGCCGTGGACGAGCCTGCGTAACGGCGCCATTGCCGGCTTCGTCGAGCAGACCGGCTTCGTCCTCGGCGGCACCGCCTGGGACTTCAGCAATGCCGAACGGGTGCCGCGCCGTCACCTCGACCTGCTGGTCATCGATGAGGCCGGGCAGTTCTCGCTGGCCTCGACCATCGCGGCGTCGGTGGCCGCAACCCGACTGCTGCTGCTCGGCGACCCGCAACAGTTGCCGCAGGTCAGTCAGGGCACTCACCCGGAACCTGTGGACGTTTCCGCACTGGGATGGCTGACCGACGGCCACGACGTGCTGCCCCCGGAGTTCGGGTTCTTCCTTGACACCAGTTGGCGGATGCATCCGGCCGTGTGCGCCCCGGTGTCGGCGCTGTCCTACGAGGGCAAGCTGCATTCCCATTCGTCGGATCGAAGCCTGGATGGGGTCTTGCCAGGACTCCAGACCGTTCCGATTCTGCACACCGGCAACGCCACCGAATCGATCGAGGAGGCGGATGCCCTCGTCGAGCAGGTGCGCCAACTGCTCGGCCGGGACTGGTCCGAGGGTGGGGTCACGCGCCCGCTCGAGCAGACCGACCTGATCGTGGTCGCCGCTTACAACGCGCAGGTGTCCCGGCTCAGCCAGCAGCTTCGGCAGGCTGGGTTCGGGCAGGTTCCGGTGGGCACTGTCGACAAGTTCCAGGGGCGAGAAGCGCCGGTCGCGCTGATCTCGCTGGCAGCCTCGTCCGCGGCCGAGGTGCCGCGCGGCCTCGAGTTCCTGCTCATGCCGAACCGGCTGAACGTCGCGATTTCCCGCGCCCAGTGGGCGGCATTCCTGTTCTACTCGCCGGCGCTCACCGAGTACCTGCCGCACCGGGTGGACGGGCTGACCGCACTGAGCGGGTTCATCACCCTTGTCGGTGCTGACCGGGACAGTGCTGATCAGAACAGTGCTGACCAGAACAGTGCTGGTCAGCCTGCAGCCGCCCAGTCGCAGCAGCTGACGGTCAGCGGCTGA
- a CDS encoding GNAT family N-acetyltransferase produces MAHDLAHEPDAHRYTLHIDGELVGVLDYALSANSISFTRSFTAPAHRGKGHAAELVEFAVNDVEKTSTRRIVPMCWYAGQWFDDHPERADLLSR; encoded by the coding sequence ATGGCTCACGACCTCGCGCACGAACCGGACGCTCACCGCTACACGTTGCATATCGATGGGGAACTCGTAGGGGTGCTCGACTACGCGTTGAGTGCGAACTCGATCTCGTTCACCCGGTCGTTCACCGCGCCGGCGCACCGCGGCAAGGGGCACGCGGCGGAACTCGTCGAGTTCGCCGTGAACGATGTCGAGAAGACGTCCACCCGCCGGATTGTGCCGATGTGCTGGTACGCCGGGCAGTGGTTCGACGACCACCCGGAACGCGCGGACCTGCTCAGCCGCTGA
- a CDS encoding AAA family ATPase — MPSLADYGQAAAATTLALRDLIAPGLLVTTMHPSASRAGVDGASVNVFLLRDDLAGFQEGGEPIGLSRLVAELHYLVSAYPADDADSDALSHQAFGAARAAIERNPVLSVTVRQSTARVQLRAMPLSPADLIALWTAIGAPLRLSFEVTASFTLDAAERLSVATTLYDVISLTPGSVAVFSGTDVVEKAAAVTSVANELSRPLISVGLSDVISDYLEETERNLARLFEEADRRGAVIFLDEADALFGAEPARSDLDRDWLLTQFARAPGLVIIAVERGGEDLTRHAAADVHFPPRDL; from the coding sequence ATGCCATCCCTCGCCGATTACGGGCAAGCCGCCGCAGCCACCACCCTGGCCCTGCGCGATCTCATCGCACCTGGCCTGCTGGTCACCACAATGCACCCTTCCGCCTCCCGGGCTGGTGTGGACGGCGCATCCGTCAACGTCTTCCTTCTCCGGGATGATCTCGCCGGATTCCAGGAGGGCGGGGAGCCGATCGGGCTCAGTCGGCTGGTCGCCGAGTTGCACTACTTGGTGAGCGCGTACCCGGCCGATGATGCCGACTCCGACGCGTTGAGCCACCAGGCCTTCGGCGCCGCGCGTGCGGCCATCGAACGCAACCCGGTGCTGAGTGTGACCGTGCGGCAATCCACTGCCCGAGTGCAACTGCGAGCCATGCCGCTGTCTCCGGCCGACCTGATCGCGCTGTGGACCGCGATCGGCGCGCCGCTTCGGCTGTCGTTCGAGGTCACCGCCTCGTTCACGCTTGACGCCGCCGAGCGCCTGTCGGTGGCGACCACCCTGTACGACGTGATCTCACTGACCCCAGGTTCGGTTGCCGTGTTCAGCGGCACCGACGTGGTCGAGAAGGCGGCGGCCGTGACCTCCGTCGCGAACGAGCTGAGCAGGCCCCTGATCAGCGTTGGCCTGTCCGACGTGATCAGCGACTACCTGGAAGAGACCGAGCGCAACCTCGCCCGGCTGTTCGAGGAGGCCGACCGTCGTGGTGCCGTGATCTTCCTCGACGAGGCGGACGCGCTGTTCGGCGCCGAGCCCGCCCGCAGCGACCTTGACCGCGACTGGTTGCTCACCCAGTTCGCGCGGGCACCAGGTTTGGTCATCATCGCCGTAGAGCGCGGCGGTGAAGACCTCACCCGGCATGCTGCCGCAGACGTGCACTTTCCACCGCGTGACCTGTGA
- a CDS encoding alpha/beta fold hydrolase: MNVKGVPVVFVHGIRVSGSMWRPVATIVSADRTVSMPDLPGHGSADDEPFTLDGAVATIRHAIDTVGGRALLVGHSLGGFIAMATLDRHPGQVAGFVGVGCSARPRGIGAALFRRIAQNAVKNPARTERMSERGFRMMLPKDVADAALAGGLSVQVLPEAIDVVSQVDPIEALSGFAGPVHLINGAFDLFRADERKLVKVSYDARLTILPRRNHISCLAETDTIATAVSEMAALLDARALDAY, from the coding sequence ATGAATGTGAAGGGTGTTCCCGTTGTCTTCGTGCATGGCATTCGTGTCAGCGGATCAATGTGGCGCCCGGTGGCAACAATCGTGTCGGCTGACCGCACCGTGTCCATGCCCGATCTGCCCGGGCACGGGAGCGCCGACGACGAGCCGTTCACCCTGGATGGAGCCGTCGCCACGATCCGGCACGCCATCGACACCGTGGGTGGTCGCGCCCTTCTCGTGGGGCATTCCCTCGGCGGCTTCATCGCCATGGCGACGCTCGACCGCCATCCGGGACAGGTCGCAGGTTTCGTGGGGGTGGGCTGCAGTGCTCGGCCCCGCGGCATCGGTGCCGCGCTGTTTCGGCGGATCGCTCAGAATGCAGTCAAGAACCCGGCTCGAACTGAGCGCATGAGTGAGCGCGGATTCCGCATGATGCTGCCGAAGGACGTGGCCGACGCTGCCCTCGCCGGAGGGCTCTCGGTGCAGGTCCTGCCTGAGGCGATCGATGTCGTCAGCCAGGTCGATCCCATTGAGGCCCTCAGCGGTTTCGCCGGCCCGGTTCATCTGATCAACGGCGCATTTGATCTGTTCCGGGCCGATGAACGCAAGCTGGTCAAGGTCAGTTACGACGCCCGGCTGACGATACTGCCGCGCCGCAACCACATCAGCTGTCTGGCTGAGACCGACACCATCGCCACGGCAGTCAGCGAGATGGCCGCCCTCCTCGACGCCCGCGCGCTCGACGCCTACTGA